A window of Thermococcus sp. genomic DNA:
AAGTTCGGTCTTGCCAAGGTCGAGCGCGAGCCCATCGCGTTTGGTCTCGTCGCCCTCAAGTTCTATGTCCTGGCCAAGGACGAAGAAGGTTACGACCTCGACCAGGTTCTTGAGGCCTTCAGAAACGTTGAAAACGTCGAGAGCGCTGAGGTCGAGACCGTTTCGAGGATTTGAGCCTCCTTCAATTTTTCTGCACTTTTCTGTGTTTCGTTGAAAAGGTTTTCAGTTTAAAACACAATAAAAAGTGGGGAGGGAAAACTTAAAGCTCCAAGCTCAGGCTTAGCTTCGGCCTCTTCCATTCATCGAGTATCGAGCGAAGCTCCTCGTTTTCCACCTTCGAGTAAAACTCGTCAAAGCGTTTCTTTGCCCCATTGTCACCTGCTTTCCAGCGAGCGAGCTCGCCTATGGCCCTGAAGAAGTAAGCAGTATCGTCCTCAAAGAGCTCCGCAAACGTTTCCATGTTCCTTGTGATTACGTCGTAGGCCTCTTCATTGAACAGTCCCTCGATGAAGTCAACGAGCGTGTCGAAGACGACTCCAAAGATATCATCGCTGACGTTTATTGCCTTGAGCAACGCCTCGCGGAGGGCCTTAAAAGCTCTATCGTAGTCCTCCCTTCCGGCATGGATTTCGGCCTCAACGAGCTTGGCGTTAATCTCTATCTCGTCGTCCCTCGGGTTCCTGAGAACCTCCTTTATCAACTCCTCAGCTTTCCCGTAGTCCCCAAGCTCGTAGTAGAAGTGGGCCAAATCAAGGAGGCTTATCAGCCTGTTCTTCTCGTCGTTTATGCGCTCGAATATCCCCCTCGCGCGTTCCATCAGTTCTATTGCCTTCTCTGTTTCGCCGAGCTCGTCGTAGTTGACTGCGAGGTTTGCCAATGTTAGGGCAATCTCCTTGTCGTTCTTAAGGACGTTCTCCTCGTGCTCGAGGAGCTTTTTGTAGGTCTCTATCGCCTTCTCGGGCATCCCGAAGTGCTCGTAGGCATCGGCGAGATAGTAGAGGGCAGTTGCATATTCCTCAGGGTCGTCCTTCTTCTTCTCAACGACTCTCTTGTAGAGCTCCATCACACTTTCAACGTCGTCCAAATGGGAGTAAACGTGGCCAATCTCGTGAAGAAGGTCGTAGGGGTCGTCACATTCGACTGCTACTTCCCCGAGCCTCTTGAGTTCCTTTCTCAGTTCCCCCTCACTCTCGATAGAGTCAACGTAATCGTCAAAGAGCTCAAGCAACTTCTCGCAGTCCTTTTCAGCAAGAGCTTTCCCCCATTCATCTTTGAGGTTCATTTCACATCACCGCCCTTCGGTTCCCCTAAATGGTTAAAAAGCTATGGCCCATCAAAACCCCGGCAGGCTTGGAGTGAACCGTAAGTTCTTCAAAATTGTTAATCAAATTTCGACGTTTTAACAACTAATTGTCGCAATTAAAATAGCTTTTTCCTTTTGTCGTCATTTTGACTGGCGAATATCCCATTGATTGTTGGAAAACACGATAGTTTAGGACAAACTTC
This region includes:
- a CDS encoding lipopolysaccharide assembly protein LapB, with the protein product MNLKDEWGKALAEKDCEKLLELFDDYVDSIESEGELRKELKRLGEVAVECDDPYDLLHEIGHVYSHLDDVESVMELYKRVVEKKKDDPEEYATALYYLADAYEHFGMPEKAIETYKKLLEHEENVLKNDKEIALTLANLAVNYDELGETEKAIELMERARGIFERINDEKNRLISLLDLAHFYYELGDYGKAEELIKEVLRNPRDDEIEINAKLVEAEIHAGREDYDRAFKALREALLKAINVSDDIFGVVFDTLVDFIEGLFNEEAYDVITRNMETFAELFEDDTAYFFRAIGELARWKAGDNGAKKRFDEFYSKVENEELRSILDEWKRPKLSLSLEL
- a CDS encoding elongation factor 1-beta — protein: MSDYNMVAVVKVMPTDPEVNLDELEAKLKEALPEKFGLAKVEREPIAFGLVALKFYVLAKDEEGYDLDQVLEAFRNVENVESAEVETVSRI